The Rattus rattus isolate New Zealand chromosome 8, Rrattus_CSIRO_v1, whole genome shotgun sequence genome contains the following window.
TTGAGCAATGATTTTCCTCATTTATCTGAGTTCTTTTTTATGCCACTAAGCAAATTTTTCTAGATTTCTCCATTGCCTTCTAAAGAGCTGCTTAAGTATTATTTGTGTCTAATAAAATTCCTCTGCTTACAAGGCATAATTCAGTGATTGCTAGTAAATCAACACATTATCAAGCTATTGCTACAACTGAGTTGTAGGATATTTGTATGACTTGAGAAAGACATTTATGGCCACTTATACTAATATCCTCATTTCAGGCATCCACgtccctgttttcttttgttataaaCTAATTATTTCTGCATATTCATAAACACAGAATCATGGTGTGTAGGATTTATTTCTGGCTACATTTTAGGCACTCCAATAATTTTATGTTCTGTTAATATTTAGTTATGATACATGTTGTATCTATTCATTCACCATTTGATGTGCACCACACTTATTTCTAGGATTTGGCTGTTACAAATAACTACCATGAACATTTTCCTGAAAGAGTTTACAGGGACAGAAGTTTCATTTAACCTGTAGAGATtcctaggagaaaaaaaaacctgacttaAGTAGATTAAACCATTTTTAACTGAAAAAGAGCCAGGCCATTTTACATAATCTGGTTGTTGATAATCACAAtcctattttgtgtgtgtgtttgtgtgtgtgtgtgtttcaatttcTTCACATCTAGTAACTcttaatctgatttttttaatgttattacatttatttacttgatttttaTAAGTATGGGGGCAGggtgcatgtgtgccatggtatGTCTTTGGAGGTCCAAGAACAACCTGAGCAGGAGTTGGTCTCACTGTCTATCATATAGTTCCTGGCCATCAAATTCAAGTTGTCAGATTTCCCAGCAGGCACCTTTATTCTTTaggtcatcttgctggcccttgaTCTTATTTTAATCATACTCATTGTAGTAATTGTGGAGCAAGAAAAATCTAAATTCCAGTATTTGAAACATCATTCATAGTTacccaaaatatgtaaagaaaccTGAAGTACAGGAACCTATCCAACATTGGTCTTGCAGCTCTCATGAAATAGAGATTACTTTTCTGAGCTTGGCCAAGCAGAggctttatagattttttttatcagaaacaTTAAGAACAATTATCAAGTCTTAGATGAAtatgagaaataaagaatttaaggTCCTATGTTACATGCTTCCCCCATCTTAAAAATTGAATAATCATGATAATATACATATGCCAaacacaaggaaaggaaaaacaacagagagaTCAACTGTCACCATCTGTTTCATTCAGTTGATAAGTGGTCAACGGGGGATTTCAAACTTATGTTCTTAAAAATCCCAAAACTGTAGCTCCTTATTTCTTTGTTACTATTTCCAAACTGTCAGGGAGAAAGTAGAGAAGGACTAAGActttttttcctgtgttcctCCTAAGGAAATATGATGCTAACACAGATGACTCAAACCACCCAAAGGCAAAGCATTCTGGTGAATTCTTATTTTCCATTAGGTTTCAGAAATTTTAAATCAGTATGAAGAAAAATGTGTATCAGTGGACCTCTGGGGAGTTGAAGTTTAGAACTAATCCTGCAGAATAGATGAATGTTGAAAGTGTTCTGTACATGTTTGAAAGGAAAATGTCATGATTATAATGGAGAGAAATTACATCAGAGAAAAAGGTAAATCAAGTGGTAAACCTGGATGAGAGGTCCGCAGAAGACAACTCTCTGACCTGAAAGACAGACACGTCAGTACTTTTGAATGCCACAAAACATTATACCAACAGTAAAGGGTCACAGGCAAGGTATTTTTAGAAAGCTGAGACAGACAGTGTGTAATTGTTGGATTACTAGGAAGTAAGCGATAATACATAGGATTCCACTCCAAAATAAATATTAGGGGAAATGTGTGAAAACTGCAGACATTGtaggaaagacagggagagagattTTTCATTTAATCAGGATCTGGTGTACAACTTCGTATCAAAGAGAACTCTGAAATTTCAGTTCTGTACTAATAGAAAGGAACACCAAGAAAGGTAAGGGAAAACCAACTCCAAAAGTGTAAGAAAAGTGTTGTGGGGAGAACATAAACCGTACTTGACAAGTAGCTGGGGTAATTATGTAGTCTGCTCTTGGGGGCCTTCATTGCCGTGCTCTCGAGGGTTGTGGGTAGTTTAAATTCTAAAGATGTCCCTGGGAGTGAGAAATGAGTGGGAGGATCCGTTCCTGGCTGATGCAATAGCACTCTGACTCCAGGCAAGTCCAGGGACGGATGCAATTCCCAGCTGGTAGACAACAATTAAGTGAGAGGCTGGGTGCTCATAAAGCACAGCAGGGGAAATTAGGAGACGGGAGCATCGCCTTTCTGACGTACATGCCAAACGCTTTCTCAACAACACCAGAATCTGTGCCGCCGTTCCATAATTAATTTAGGAACCGCATTTGCACAGATAATCCTCGCAATCCGCCATGTACCCAAGACTCGAGCTCACGGCTTCAAAGTTTCATTTTTGCAAGAAAGAGTGATGTGGAAACACAAGTATAGAAGGAAGTAGAATTGAACCTGTTAATCTTTTTAGCGTGTGAGACAGTGCCCCGATGAGATGCACCAAACCATAAATACAGTCGAAGGAAGAGGACACCTCTTTATTCTCCCACAGTCAGCTTTATTGAGCAGGGAATGAGAAGATGGTTGAGAAGATGCAGTCCCTTAACCAGTCTGTGGTGAGCCACTTCTTCCTGGAGGGGCTGATGTACACCGCTGAGCACCCtggccttttcttcctcctctttctcctcatctacAGTATCACTGTGAGTGGCAATCTCCTCATTCTCCTTACTGTGGGCTCTGACCCTCATCTCCGCTCCCCTATGTACCACTTCCTGGGACACCTCTCCTTCCTTGATGCATGTCTGTCTACAGTAACAGTGCCCAAGGTCATGGCAGGCCTGCTGGCTTTGGATGGGAAAGTGATCTCCTTCCAGGGCTGTGCTCTCCAACTTTATTGCTTCCACTTCCTGGCCAGCACTGAGTGTTTTTTGTACACAgtcatggcctatgaccgttaCCTTGCCATCTGTCAGCCCCTGCACTACCCAGTGGTCATGAACAAGCGGTTGTGTGCAGGGCTGGCCGGGAGCACTTGGGCTATAGGTGCTTTGCACTCCACAATTCACACTTCCCTAACCTTCCGCCTGCTGTACTGTGGGCCCCAGAAGATTGCCTACTTCTTCTGTGACATCCCTCCAGTGCTGAAGCTGGCCTGTGCAGACACCAGCATCAACGAGATTGTCATGCTTGCAAACATTGGTGTGGTGGCTGCAGGCTGCCTCATCCTCATCGTCGTCTCCTACGTCTTCATTGTGGCTGCAGTGCTGCGCATTCGCACAGCGGAGGGACGGCAGCGAGCCTTCTCCACTTGCACAGCGCATCTCACAGTGGTGCTCCTGTACTACATGCCCCCAGTCTGTATCTACCTACAGCCAAGCTCCACGGGCACGGGGGCGGGCGCTCCAGCAGTCTTCTACACAATAGTCACTCCGATGCTCAATCCTTTCATCTACACActgagaaacaaagaagtcaAGCGGGCTCTGAGACGGTTGGTATGTAGCTCCCGAGAGTCTCCAGCAAGCAGCCCAGCCCCGTAACCTGAACCTGTATCTATGTTTCTTGCCTGCCGGGATAACCACCACTCAGGTCCTACTTTAACATGGAAAGTCCTGAGTATCAACTGGACCACATGTTCTTCTCTTTGGTCTGCCCCAGTATCTCTAAAACAAACTCTCATCCATAAAACACAAACTTGCATGTTCAACACTTCAGCTCAAGGATATGAAAAAATAttgcccatttttttttagtattttttgtgAAGTAATTGTATTTACTATACTTtcattatgaatttttaaagcaaaaatacaaGGTCCAAATTATTGCCACTTATCACCTGGTTTAAGAGAAGAGACTAAGTTTTATCATGATAAACATAAAACTCCAATAATAAATGTGGCTTCCCCAACATCACTTAGAAAGTCATGACCTTATCTTTTCCCACTCCAGGTAATGATACCTAAAATCATACTCACAGGGAGAGTTAACAAACACGGGATTGAGAAACATCCAGATCCCAAACTCTGATTTTTCCTAGTctataaatacaaaattttataaaatcttATTCCTATGGGTTCAGTTTAAGGAAAAAGTTCAAAATAATTTCCGTAGTGAATTTTAGGGGTCTAAATGAGAAAACCGGCAGGGTTCTGCTATTTCCATTGGTGAACGACCATAAGAACAGAATTTTCTAGATAACGGAGTGACAAATCCATCACAATTCTGCCTAAAGTAATTTGTGAAATGGTGGGAGGGACTCTGATGTCTTCCAGGATGAGTGACTAATCCTAGCCTTTAGATAAATGGATCTTGACTGCAAAGCTAAATATGCTATGCCCACCTCACTTTATCACTTTGattgttttattcttctgtacGAATCGTCTCTAACAAACCACTCCGTACACTATGTCCTATAGCAAATGAAAATAACGTGCGATGTAACAAGTTAATAAACTAATACAATAAACATAGAAGGGTGGAATTTGTTTCAATGGACGAAGGTCTTGGCAATTCAATGATGTTATTATAGGTTTATTTATGAAGgggaataattatatatatatatatatatatatatatatatatatatatatatgttagaatGAGAGAAGTAACtatggccccattcctcaaccagAGAGTGGGttatgcctaacctctggatat
Protein-coding sequences here:
- the LOC116907762 gene encoding olfactory receptor 10S1 — encoded protein: MVEKMQSLNQSVVSHFFLEGLMYTAEHPGLFFLLFLLIYSITVSGNLLILLTVGSDPHLRSPMYHFLGHLSFLDACLSTVTVPKVMAGLLALDGKVISFQGCALQLYCFHFLASTECFLYTVMAYDRYLAICQPLHYPVVMNKRLCAGLAGSTWAIGALHSTIHTSLTFRLLYCGPQKIAYFFCDIPPVLKLACADTSINEIVMLANIGVVAAGCLILIVVSYVFIVAAVLRIRTAEGRQRAFSTCTAHLTVVLLYYMPPVCIYLQPSSTGTGAGAPAVFYTIVTPMLNPFIYTLRNKEVKRALRRLVCSSRESPASSPAP